tttaatttacattatattttataaaataaataataataaaatttttattagtttATTCTAATGCAactatgaataaaaaaactaaataaaatatgaaaaaaaatataaataaaatatattcccAAAAATCGGCACAAATGTGTATACCTAATCCAGTATATTCGGATTGTTTTTTACTTTGGGCTTAAAATGCAAAGAGAAAGGGAACATGGAATTCACTTTCTATCccttttcatatatttgtttgtcCATATTAGctatttcattataatttatttttaaataatttggtTAATAGAAGACtatcatcttttttttaaaaaaactcTCATTGCTCTTCATTTTCGTCTTCTTCCTCTTATCGCTTTTTGTACAATTGTATGTGGAATTAAACGGGactatgtttttttatgagTCACCTCTCTTTCTTAGCATCAGTCATCTCGCTTGAAAATTTGTGATGATTGAAATATGATTGCCTTAACACTTCGGGGTTATTGTGTAAAGTtggatataaatattcagtTTGTAAAAGTAAGTTTGGGACAAATTCATACTTTTCCATTATATGATACAAAGAAAAATTTGTAAATCGTTTTAGCCTAtcctcttttttttctggcAACAATGGCATTGGTTTTTTGTtgcttaattttttaaaccaATGACATAAATTCCCGtaatcttttatatttatcttccccatttttttttatttatttcgcttttgtaaaaaataaagatacaTTGTTTACTGTAAAAAGATATAAGATCTTATatactaatatatatatgaaacatattgttcttttaaataatttggatatatttgttaatacatataatttattacaagggaatattattttccgaggatttatacatataacatagaatatatttatttcaaaatatttttatactttattatgaactgtgcaaaaaaataagtgtaaaatattcctcaatatttttattttcgaattttatgaatagtgtatttatttacttGCGCGAATTTCTTGAATGttacaaattattttaaataattaaaaaatttgtttgtaaaaataaataagcaaatgtgcacatgcatataagagatggtatattttttagtatgGTAAAAAATGTACAATAAAATAGCAATTCAATGCTAggttaaattaaaaaattattaactcCAAAGTAAGataaattatgatatatgGCATTTTACCATCTGAATagcaaaaaaagaaacgTTTTGCTTTCCACaagcattaaaaaaataaatcaaaagaTAGTAATTAATTCTATAGGTTATACTATACATAATGAATTCCATATTTATGGGAGTAGagaacaaaatttatattattttgaaatgTAACAATATATTCTCCCCTGTTATTTGTAAGGGATAATAAAAGGCTATAATTTTGTGTGTATTTCtcattgcatatatataggaaATGATGATCTTATTATGATCAATATTTGGCACATTGCAACATGGCCTAATATccttaatattttaattcaaaGGAATAAAGagctttaaaatattagaaatcaatataatattttccgTAAGCATTTATACCAATGGGGAATATGTttcttattatatgaagataactaaaaggaaaaaagacaaaatttatattaagcattgtaaataataaaaatttctgactgttcataaaaaaattagctttaaaaaaaaaaaatatgaacattcATAGTAACattgttttataaataaagctTTTAAAAAACTTATAGACAAATGTGAAAATTATTCTGACCGTTCAGAATAAAATTGGTTTTCTCAATAGAGGTTTTGAAAAATAGTAtgcattaaaataaaaatattctgaacagtaattaaaatatatctaattatataaaaattataaaaaaaaaaaaaaaaaaacagcgATGTTGTAATGGTTTGGtcacaatatttttttctccatttgttttaaataacaaattatttaacttagaaaataaaatactttgtatatatacgtaatatttaaaaacaaagaatatttttattgggTTGTATTTCGGTAGACAAAATTAATCTTAAAAGAATGCAATTTTTTGTgtaatatgtaaaaatatcatgagtatataaaacataacaagcatatgcatatatacatactgCATAATGTGGATgtttaaaatgttatattcgcaataaataaaaaagcaacaatttttttcatataattattatcttACTAAAGTAACCAATAGCGTATCGATTACAAAAAGAAGCAGCGTCTATTTCaagataatgaaataatttacatGTTTAATAATGAgcgaaattaaaaagaacAGCGACAATGCTGAAAATGAGACAAATGatgacaaaaataaatctgAACATATattagataaaaaaataaacgagAATTTCCAGgagaaattaaaatataaattaaaagacaATTTAATGGGCAAAATAGAGAATGGGATTAACGATGTAATTGTCAAAGATTCTAATCttaataatgaaacaaaaaaaagatcGCTTTCACATGAACcgaattttgataaaatcgACAAAAATAGTCACAATTTTTCAAAGAGTAATTCTGAAGATGTATTAGAGttaattacaaaaaataaaaaaagtacaCAATATACCAATTATGTAAGTAGTAAAATGTTGTTAAAAGATAAAGACACATcatcaaatataaatattacaaGTAGCGCAGATACAACAACCTCAAAAGATACGAATAATGAATTAGAAACATACGGGAATTTTTTCGATATATCTGAAGAAGCTAAACATGAATTATCAGaacatgtaaaaaaattaattaaagaTAACAACGAATCAGATAATTATGTAAGCGacataatacaaaataattatgacaTTGACGAAagcaaaaattataaaagaaaaaaaagaaaaaagaaaaaaagcggattaagaaataaaacaaaaaaaactaaaGTAAAAACCAATGATGGGGTAGATGAAAACGatagttttaaaaaactaAAAACATTATATCAAGGAGCCCAAGATGCAACTGCtaattatataacaaaaattttcaatagcaaaattttcattgaaaaaaatataataaaatatgatgataTATTGTCTAAGCATAGTGatgatattataaaacattttaacatttttgaaGAAACGAAAGATGAAGAGGGAATAGTCGGCTCTGATGTAATAGGTACaaattcatttaataattttttttaattaaaaagagACTACTGTACGTTTAGGCAATAAATGTGTTgagtttttttcttttaatgatttcataaaacatttttgtgcgatgataaaatatgtatatatatcatgTTCATTATTCACCTTCTTTTACTAAATTTCAGAAAATGGCGTCCTGGATAATATATGTGAATATTTTGCATATCTGATGGCTTTATCACTTAATGCTTAAAGAATAAATACACTAGAATCgctttcttttaaataattaccagttttatatgaaaacacacatatatgGTTAGTCCCcttttcgattttttgtaattaaatgaatttatatttttattgtcctaatttttgattatataataaattgatTTATgaatcattatatatatttgtaaattcATATACCTTgtattttacataatattgtataggatttttttgcttttatGGCTAGTTAAAAGGCTTTCATTTCAAGCTatggtatatattttttctcgtGTCTATATTTGTTCACTTTTATAGTACCCGATCTTTGTGGTTTACCATTCATAAATTTACACATATTTCATATTGTATATGCTTTATCTTAAATTGCTTAATCATATCATATTgcttaaaaatgaataagcatatgtatatgtacGCAATTTCGTTTTTTCCATGTCATTACTTTATTGTTATTCTGTGTAGTAGCtaattttgttcataagaatattttatatgaaaaaaaattaaagaacaTTTTTagctttatttaaaaatatacttgccaatgaatatatagatcctttttattattttctatccTTCGATATAAAATGGGTTAGTAACacaaatttgtaaaaagGTGTTTAATTATGATTGAAAAAGTTTTTATGGTGTGTGCAGGggtttaaaatataatgtttaagtgtgaataaaatataacaataaatatattttaatttaatcaACAAAATGTAATGAACAAATAAGGAATATATAAGTGAATAACATTGCCAATGCCAGCTGACAAAAATAACTACGAATTTAAATAGtaatgtatgtatattaattgtgttgaaaatattatttacatattgaacaaaaaattaattaaaaaatattatttcggATTGTGTAACTATGCCACAAAAACAAAacctattttttatgttgaagaaaaaaaaaggatggATCATATGTAAGACTTCATTATAAGTATCTTATTATTAAGCATACTGGTCAAATTTAAAACGTGATTTATATACGACAATTTAATTTCTTCTATTAATTGAATATCAAAATTGTTTAATATACTATATGTTGTTTGATGGTTGTagttatttaatatatttatgtaattttttaaattttgatttaGCTGAGTTAGTAAAGAaagatttttattaattagaCCTTTTAagttcatattattttcagctgatatattttttttacctaaattataaatagattgaattattaaagtgaaaattgtaatattCTGGATAagataattaaattttttgaataaacatgacaaatttataatttggtATGTTTTGTCATTAGATAGAAGTTGTTCGAAAATCTTCAtatcattaaataaatggaaatatatagaattatataaaaattgaattttattaatatatttctttatattcccattttctaatatatttatatacatgcttatatttaatagtaagcatttataaaatagtattgcacttgtattatatatatcactaTGATAGGCTGTTTCCATtagttcataatttttaaaaaaatctgTTCCTAATTTCTCtctaaaattattaaaatctACTGATGTTTCTAAACAAGATTTGACATTATCATCATCTAAAAGAAAATCCCCATAACAGCAATTATTGTCGTTCCTATTTGAAAGGATAGGATTCTTATTTGATGTGGAATTTTCTGTAGTTTGTACAGGGTCTGTTAATTCATAgtaatgaataatatatacgagatataaaaaggcagtttttgttttttgaattgctttattttttttattattatcaaaagaatagaaataaaatgatttatgaaatatgtatataactgtgtttaaaattgttgaaTTTAGATACAAATTTTGAAGAggataattaaataattcagtTAGACAAGTAGTGAAAGGGGATACTGATgaataacttttttttgagGACTCTTCATTGTTtccaaaataattttcataatttgttgtgttattaaaaatgtatttgtttttatagttTGAATTTTGTTTATCAAATGACACATATGTATTgttagaaataaaaaaattaacatcATTATGAACAGTATCATAACtagcttttttttgtattgtCTCAAAAGAAATATCCATCAAATTCTGATCgtcatatttttctctaCTAATACTATTTGAGTTAATAAGTATAtccttaaaattttttgagtttactaaattttgttcatggctagttatatatatactaccCTTCATGCTATAAAAACTTTGTAAAATAATCATTGGGTATAtagtttttatatcttttatcatatatacattatttgcttctaaattatttaaaattttaatttcttttaaaaaatttaattcatttaattgGCTTAAtgattcatataaaatatggttgtaaaaaaaagtatcataatttttataaaccgttaataaaaaagacgggatattatatttaattaaaatggCTTGATTATCTATTATTAAAGAGTTGTATTTATCTAATagcaaatttttatataaaattttatgtacAACTATATCATCCTCATTAAAAAGGTCGtgattaaaattttttaaaaaaattatgaaattattttttattttatcatcatcTTTAGAAGTGCTACATTTTAAGCTTTCTTGTTTGTTTTCAACTTGTTCAGAAgtattttctctttttgtattttgATCTGTATCTAAAGTAGATGTCTTATTGTTGATCATTTCTTGACTATCGATTTTAGAAATCGTTTTAgcttttatatcttttgcATTTTTAGTAGCATTGCTATTGTTGGTTGTAGATGATCCCAATTCTTTATTAGTAAGTGAAAACTTTGTTTTGaaatcatttaataaatagttatattttaatcTACCATATAGATTAGTATAGCCGGTTGCTTTGTCTGCTTCCATTTGAGATTTAAATACGTAtatcaattttaaaaaatataaaaatatatttgatgagtttaaaaaatatgaattaataatttcattaattttaaaaaatgaattatttttaaaacattttgtgattgaactttttaaattattttgttggACATTATAATAACTGATTGCtaattttatgttattattaaatttagtataatatgaataattatatgaatgtaTGAACAATATTGGTGAATATGTTATTagttgtatattttttatatttaacttCTCAATCAATTCAGTATAACTTGAAAAGTTTCCAATTATACTATTTAAATAGATTAGTAATATGATTAggttaatatattcattatttatagtacgttttatttttttcttttcattttctaattttattatatttttatgataattatatgcatattttaacaAACTTAATgctataatataatatttcctactgtttaattttatactttttttgcATTCTCCATCATTACACTGATTATTATGAACACACTCAAAATTTACACTAACAGCATgttcttcatttttgtccgtcatattattcaaatcaggggaacataaaaaatcatcAGACGAaggtattatattttctatatactcatataaatttttaaatcctTTTAAgtctattttttcttcaatttCTTTTGAGAAAAACAAGGGGACTTCATAAGGTTTTTCATTAAGtttcatattttccattttgtgCGATTTTTGGAAATTTTCTTGGCAAGTTAAAACTTGTTGCTTATCTAAGAAGAGTGCCATTTCGACTAGCAggcaaataatattatcatcagtaatatgtattatgttttcatgagcattttttaaatttgaatcggaaaagaaatgaataaataatgaaaatagtcGAGTAAAAGATTGACAcacattttgtttatataagaTATAAagtaatttttcaaaattatatatttgtctaatatattgtaaaataacttttttaatttttgtaacTTCAATGTGATTATCGTTTTGAgctaaatttaatttaaaattttgatattctatatttaataatttatataaatttttaagaataattttaaaatatatgactaacataattatcattttatcatttaaaagactaatataatttttgatattataaaataagttGTAATTATTGCTCTCttttaatatgaataaaaaaagcatatacatatatatttttacattacaTTCTtcgtaaatattttttaaaaaattattatttttataattgttaatatcattttcaagtttgttttttattatatcaagAGGGTTTAtgctttcttttttgtcaTCACTTGAttgttcattattattgttgttTGATACAATTAGGTTATCAAATGAAAGAATATACTTTATTATGTCTACATATATGTCGttagaaatataatatttttttttctcttcaAATATAACGTCccaaaaattgttaatattttttggaaaTGTTTTCaacttatttatataaacatttatcatgcatttcttaaaaaattctaaatacattaaatcgtttttatatgatttaaaaatatcttCAAATATGTGATTTTCAgcattatcattttttatgttaaggagataaattattatgtcCATGTAGAGTGTGTAATAATCCACATTCTCTGGCAAGtcattttgtattaattttgCTAATATATCTAGACAGTTTTCCAATTGTTcactaataaaaaatatgtacaatttatatacttGATATTGtaatgtatttaaaaaaaaattatttgattttgtATATTCCAAAATTTTAATGCATTCATCGTAATTTctcatttttatgtttaaaaaataaaggattaaaaaaaatgaaaagttttgtgttattttattataattataacaattataatttttcaaaaaatttaaagacagattatatatttgtgtattattagtattgttattaagatataacaaataacagttatataataaataggTTGTATCGTTAGTTGCTTTATATAACTTCAAAGACATGTTAgtgctttttttaaaaaatccattatttatacaatattcaaaaagtgatgttaatatttgttcaatttcaatttttgttgctacaatttttaaattatgtcCTGGTTTATTCGCATTAATAGTATTTTTACTGTTTTCAAgtgcttttattttttgttcatacatatctattaatttgttttccttatttatatttttatatatttttcctaatatataaaacatatttttgtcaTAGTCTTCTAAACTTATTTCATTTAGTCCTTCCTTacattcttttatttcattaacaCATGAATGAAgtaaacattttaaaatcaaatatagcttgacatttttttttccttttaatCCTACACTAATTAACTTTTCACATTTCTTAAAGGACTTTTCCTCTATTAAATTTAGAATTTCAATGCTCTTGGAATTCATTTCGGTATTTACTAATTGTGTGAtgttgttttatatatacatatgtttattattttttttacgcTTTCATACGGTAGCGAAACTAGGGATAATACACATTAGCTTACTGTGCTTCCCTTTATAAATGATGTCGTTTatgtttgaaaaaaaataacaatatatcaaataataaataaattatgctttaaaaaatttcatGCAATACAGCTTTTTCACCAATCATATTCAAAAGGCTTGCATACCCAgttttgtaataaatagTGATATGCCTTTTTtctcgaaaaaaaaaaattatttcttcaaatgctctataaaatatgtccTAATAAATAggaaaatgttttattttattcaaaaattcaaaattaattatacaaaatgtAGAAGAACAAGAAAAGGGTATGGAAACTAGTATATGAAGAAACTCCTTACAAtatctataaaatatgaaaatatgaaaatgtgaaaatatattaataaatacgTGAATGGATTATCGCgctaaattaaataattgcataatcattaaatatatgataaacaaataaatatatacaatattataaaaaatatatgtatgtgaATAAATCACGtcactataaaaaataataacaaaggtaatgaataaattcatatatgtatataattttttatgtaaatataaaaatcttcaaattacaataatatgtgaaatgcaaataaataaaaaaaagaaataacgTACATACAATTGAATTTATTAGTAAAAGGCGAATATCAACAGTTTAGTGtcgaataaaaaaatagctttattttctatCCACAAATTGTAAACcctttaataaaataaattaaacaaCGGAATggttttattaaaatatgatcTATCTAAAATAATTCgaaaattgtattatttaatatttaatcatacacatattatttattatatatacattatacCGTATAAgtgtataatataaaatttgttatatttttaaaacgttcaagttaatatttataaatacttTATATAggtaatattttgtttggacttaaataattgttttattttgagaatacattttttaatataatcattatAGCAAAGGTTGATTTAATTCCTTTTGTACccatataattatacattaaaaataatatatatatggaaataaaaaataagagcAAATCATTTGCTGCTGTTGTTCTCACTGATCCATCATTGAGAAGactgattttttttactgtAACTTCGCTAATAATAtggtaataaaattttgttttcgacataaaaaatgaaatatagaATAAGCTGAAAACATATCGTAATTAAGCACAATTGTGTATGCACAAGCATACATAAATTTGTGTgtgtgtatgtatatatgtatgtatacaaatatgggaatatatttttatacatactTATACCCATTTTTGTGTGAATTGGGATCCCTTTATTTGATTGattaaatttgtaaaatatacgattttattttttttgcaatattattacaGTTTTCTTCCAATATATAAAGCCATAAGATATATTGTTGCTAAGGAATATGGTGGCCTTTCGCAGTTTAATGCTATATTATATCACTGTAtcacaaatataatagttataattatattttatcttgtcttgttaaaaaaaaatattgggGGTACCACCAAAGAAGTTATTATAAACCgattaaaattaaagggAAAATGTGTAATAGTTACaggtatataaaaaacaaatttctTTAAACTATCTCTTAATTGtaccaaaaaataaatgcccataaatattatatgtattaaatgTTTAGGAGGATATAGGGGAATAGGGCTAGCTGCTGTCCaggaatttttaaaatatgaatgcCACGTTGTTTTAGCATGCAGATCAATAAGCCATATGGATTCTGTTCGcgcaaatttattaaaaaaatatcctGAGTAAGTTTAATACactaatatttaattatatacctAATTACATGGAATTGTTTAGGCACTAATttacatgcatatacatatatttttcttaattttagtgcaaaaatatattgtgtAGAGCTAGATCTCGGATCCTATAAAAGCATAGAAAGTTGTgctaattatatattaaaatcgTTTCCCAAAATTGATATAATAGTTAACAATGCAGGTGAATTTTCCTTTctattaatacatatatatttgtttctaatgattttaaaactatataaaaatcGCAAATTCTATATTTTGACTATTTCgcatattcatattttcctCTTTCtctttaaaaaacaaaatactTATGAACATACAGGATTTTTGAACACAAAacttgaatatataaatggaCTTGAATCAACATTCTTTATTAACTATTATGGCCACTTTTATCTGATTAATCTTTTGTATAACCGAATATTAACATCAGGAACATTAGTCGTGAATCTTAGCAGTATAGCACACAGTCTCTTGAAGGAATCGGttcgtttttttgtttctttcTTTACCGAACATAGTTTTATCAAATAGATTTGTATCTTCAATGTTAttcatgttttattttgaacTTTTTAGGACGTAGATTATGActttatttatgaaaataataacgaCAATTACAGTAACTCAAATCTTCTTTATCGAAAGGAATATAgtttttctaaattatgTATGCTTTATTATTCACAGCAATTACAGAAAAGGTAAgggattatttttaatataacaaaattgtTCATATAGCTAAAAAATAGCTGTAAATAAAAGGGCAATGCCAACTGATTAGTATGCATTATTACATGttaaaactattttttttttgtaactaTAGATTTGAAATGCAAAAATCAGAAGCATGCTCAGTATCAATAAATCCAGGTCTAGTCAAATCAGAATTTTTTCGATATGAACAAAGTTGGTTTAGAGCAATGTGTAAAAATTTTGCATTCC
This genomic interval from Plasmodium chabaudi chabaudi strain AS genome assembly, chromosome: 11 contains the following:
- a CDS encoding oxidoreductase, putative → MEIKNKSKSFAAVVLTDPSLRRLIFFTVTSLIICFLPIYKAIRYIVAKEYGGLSQFNAILYHCITNIIVIIIFYLVLLKKNIGGTTKEVIINRLKLKGKCVIVTGGYRGIGLAAVQEFLKYECHVVLACRSISHMDSVRANLLKKYPDAKIYCVELDLGSYKSIESCANYILKSFPKIDIIVNNAGFLNTKLEYINGLESTFFINYYGHFYLINLLYNRILTSGTLVVNLSSIAHSLLKESDVDYDFIYENNNDNYSNSNLLYRKEYSFSKLCMLYYSQQLQKRFEMQKSEACSVSINPGLVKSEFFRYEQSWFRAMCKNFAFPKTTLQGAQTILYVCLLDRRELAKGSYYSDCKLDYVRHYAKDIKKSEELWRISEEILANKGK